A single Epinephelus lanceolatus isolate andai-2023 chromosome 22, ASM4190304v1, whole genome shotgun sequence DNA region contains:
- the LOC117246468 gene encoding uncharacterized protein LOC117246468 isoform X2, whose translation MLYQVGTLSYFDYNRKYMPCSSVNLLSTCCRPVQSESTNRGSATGHMVSQNEAQQNEDPSPLRDTAESQDVTYSSIELKNFGRKGKRHEPEESCLYSDVNIGTADDNVTYAQVTQHNKGKAKKNKGKSTVPATDEAVYSEIKPGTALGL comes from the exons ATGCTTTATCAGGTTGGTACATTATCTTATTTTGATTATAACAGGAAATACATGCCATGTTCCTCTGTAAATTTACTTTCTACATGTTGTAGGCCAGTTCAGTCTGAGAGCACCAATCGGGGCTCTGCTACAGGTCACATGGTCAGCCAGAATGAGGCTCAACAGAATGAAGATCCCTCTCCTCTCCGTG atACAGCTGAATCCCAGGATGTCACCTATTCATCGATTGAACTTAAAAACTTTGGAAGGAAGG GGAAACGCCATGAACCAGAGGAGAGTTGTCTTTACTCTGATGTGAATATAGGAACTGCAG ATGATAATGTGACGTATGCCCAAGTCACCCAGCACAACAAAGGTAAagccaagaaaaacaaag GAAAATCAACTGTGCCAGCAACTGATGAAGCTGTTTATTCTGAAATTAAACCAGGAACCGCTCTTG GTCTGTAA
- the LOC117246468 gene encoding uncharacterized protein LOC117246468 isoform X1, giving the protein MLYQVGTLSYFDYNRKYMPCSSVNLLSTCCRPVQSESTNRGSATGHMVSQNEAQQNEDPSPLRAESQDVTYSLIELKNSGKKDTAESQDVTYSSIELKNFGRKGKRHEPEESCLYSDVNIGTADDNVTYAQVTQHNKGKAKKNKGKSTVPATDEAVYSEIKPGTALGL; this is encoded by the exons ATGCTTTATCAGGTTGGTACATTATCTTATTTTGATTATAACAGGAAATACATGCCATGTTCCTCTGTAAATTTACTTTCTACATGTTGTAGGCCAGTTCAGTCTGAGAGCACCAATCGGGGCTCTGCTACAGGTCACATGGTCAGCCAGAATGAGGCTCAACAGAATGAAGATCCCTCTCCTCTCCGTG CTGAATCTCAGGATGTCACCTATTCATTGATTGAACTTAAAAACTCTGGAAAGAAGG atACAGCTGAATCCCAGGATGTCACCTATTCATCGATTGAACTTAAAAACTTTGGAAGGAAGG GGAAACGCCATGAACCAGAGGAGAGTTGTCTTTACTCTGATGTGAATATAGGAACTGCAG ATGATAATGTGACGTATGCCCAAGTCACCCAGCACAACAAAGGTAAagccaagaaaaacaaag GAAAATCAACTGTGCCAGCAACTGATGAAGCTGTTTATTCTGAAATTAAACCAGGAACCGCTCTTG GTCTGTAA